Proteins encoded within one genomic window of Bacillus sp. F19:
- a CDS encoding DUF370 domain-containing protein produces MYIHLGDNFVIPSKEVVMIVDHQSSKTSGIVSEFLEKHQNHTVKLASGETKSIVVTTDKIYFSPLASGTLKKRAKFTFDIEMVADEPFKNHSQ; encoded by the coding sequence TTGTATATTCACCTGGGAGACAATTTTGTGATTCCCTCAAAAGAAGTTGTCATGATTGTTGATCATCAATCTTCAAAAACATCCGGCATTGTCAGTGAGTTTTTAGAAAAACATCAGAATCATACAGTCAAGCTTGCGAGCGGCGAGACAAAATCAATTGTTGTAACCACAGATAAAATCTATTTTTCCCCTCTTGCTTCAGGCACGTTGAAAAAACGCGCGAAATTCACATTTGACATAGAAATGGTTGCGGATGAACCATTCAAAAATCATTCTCAATAA
- a CDS encoding HD-GYP domain-containing protein, translating to MRVHINQLSEGCILSKDVFSISPKPLMRRQTILDQDLLQILRAFLIDEVDVEPYLENGYVFKPDGALIESSLSEKTAEIKQSNDFEGLYINAVFAFKQLYLDWQSGALVDISKIRNLLIPAAEQGLKEPHEIFKTYNYTKHDDHLYHHSVSAALVSAYLGKSMGFSYGDTIQVAMAGLLCDCGMTKLEQGFLIKKTALTDKEFKEIKQHPVYSYKMLKNIVSLKEAVRLGVLQHHERLDGSGYPLGAKADQLHVFGKIAALAHAYQAMVSERPHRSKQSPFKALELLMQDEFGKFDLTALNELKKGLLKLSSGTNVRLSDGRIAEIVFIEDQYPTRPLVKIEETEEILSLKEQRHLFIEEII from the coding sequence ATGAGAGTCCATATTAATCAGCTATCTGAAGGATGCATTCTTTCAAAAGACGTATTTTCCATATCGCCCAAGCCTTTAATGCGAAGACAAACAATCTTAGATCAAGATCTTCTGCAAATACTGCGGGCATTTTTAATAGATGAAGTTGATGTAGAGCCATACCTTGAAAATGGATATGTTTTTAAACCTGATGGGGCACTAATAGAATCTTCTCTTAGTGAAAAAACAGCAGAAATAAAACAAAGCAATGATTTTGAGGGATTGTATATAAACGCTGTATTTGCCTTTAAGCAATTGTATCTTGACTGGCAATCCGGTGCATTAGTTGATATCTCGAAAATCAGAAATCTATTAATTCCTGCTGCAGAGCAGGGACTGAAAGAGCCCCATGAAATATTTAAGACCTACAATTATACAAAACATGATGACCATCTTTACCACCATTCAGTATCTGCAGCCTTAGTAAGCGCTTATTTGGGAAAGAGTATGGGCTTTTCTTATGGTGATACGATACAGGTCGCTATGGCGGGTCTTCTCTGTGACTGCGGCATGACAAAATTAGAACAAGGGTTTCTGATTAAAAAGACAGCTCTCACTGACAAAGAGTTTAAAGAAATAAAGCAGCATCCGGTTTACAGCTACAAAATGCTTAAAAATATCGTTTCTTTGAAAGAGGCTGTTAGGCTTGGAGTGCTGCAGCATCATGAACGGCTTGACGGGAGCGGGTACCCTCTGGGAGCGAAGGCAGATCAGCTTCATGTATTCGGCAAAATTGCGGCTCTTGCTCATGCGTATCAGGCAATGGTCTCCGAAAGACCGCATAGAAGCAAACAATCTCCTTTTAAAGCTCTAGAACTGCTCATGCAAGATGAGTTTGGTAAATTTGATCTGACAGCATTGAACGAATTGAAGAAAGGTCTACTAAAACTAAGTTCAGGCACAAATGTCAGATTGTCAGACGGCAGAATAGCAGAGATCGTTTTTATAGAAGATCAATATCCGACCAGGCCTCTTGTAAAGATAGAAGAAACAGAGGAAATTCTTTCGCTGAAAGAACAAAGACACCTTTTTATTGAAGAGATCATTTAA
- the gyrB gene encoding DNA topoisomerase (ATP-hydrolyzing) subunit B yields the protein MEQKQVEQQTYDENQIQVLEGLEAVRKRPGMYIGSTAAKGLHHLVWEIVDNSIDEALAGYCDEINIIVEEDNSITVKDNGRGIPVGIHEKMGRPAVEVIMTVLHAGGKFGGGGYKVSGGLHGVGASVVNALSTVLEVTVYREGKIHYLKFERGVPAGDLEVIGESELTGTTTHFCPDPEIFTETVEYDFDTLANRLRELAFLNRNIKITIEDKRENKRKKEYLYEGGIKSYVEHLNRTREVIHEEPVYMEGEKDGITVEVALQYNDSYTSNIYSFANNIHTYEGGTHEAGFKTALTRVINDYARKNGAFKENDANLTGDDVREGITAIISVKHPDPQFEGQTKTKLGNSETRTVTDNLFAEGFEKFLLENPSTAKKILEKGLMASRARLAAKKARELTRRKSALEISNLPGKLADCSSKDPSISELYVVEGDSAGGSAKQGRDRHFQAILPLRGKIINVEKARLDKILSNNEIRTIITALGTGIAEDFDISKARYHKIVIMTDADVDGAHIRTLLLTFFYRYMRQIIENGFVYIAQPPLYKVQQGKRIEYAYNDREMEKLMAELPANPKPGIQRYKGLGEMNPEQLWETTMDPNTRTFLQVTLEDAMEADETFDILMGDKVEPRRNFIEGNAQYVKNLDI from the coding sequence ATGGAACAAAAACAAGTCGAACAGCAAACTTATGATGAAAACCAAATACAAGTATTAGAAGGCTTAGAAGCTGTCCGGAAACGTCCTGGGATGTATATTGGATCAACAGCAGCGAAAGGTCTTCACCATCTCGTTTGGGAAATTGTTGATAACAGTATTGACGAAGCTCTTGCTGGTTACTGTGACGAAATTAACATTATTGTTGAAGAAGATAACAGTATTACCGTAAAAGATAATGGCCGCGGTATTCCGGTCGGGATTCATGAAAAGATGGGACGCCCTGCGGTTGAAGTTATCATGACCGTTCTCCATGCCGGAGGAAAGTTCGGCGGCGGAGGGTACAAAGTATCAGGCGGACTGCATGGCGTTGGTGCATCTGTAGTTAACGCGCTTTCGACAGTCCTTGAGGTTACTGTTTACCGTGAAGGCAAAATTCATTATCTAAAATTCGAGCGCGGTGTGCCTGCCGGTGATTTGGAAGTCATAGGAGAAAGTGAACTAACAGGGACGACAACTCACTTTTGCCCTGATCCGGAAATTTTCACGGAAACGGTTGAATATGACTTTGACACCCTTGCAAATCGCTTAAGAGAATTAGCTTTCTTAAACCGTAATATTAAAATTACTATCGAAGATAAACGCGAAAATAAACGCAAAAAGGAATACTTATACGAGGGCGGAATTAAGTCATATGTCGAGCATTTAAACCGTACACGTGAAGTCATTCATGAAGAGCCTGTCTACATGGAAGGCGAAAAGGACGGCATTACAGTTGAGGTTGCCTTGCAATACAATGATTCTTACACAAGCAATATTTATTCTTTTGCCAACAATATTCATACGTATGAAGGCGGAACTCATGAAGCTGGATTTAAAACAGCTCTTACTAGAGTAATTAATGACTATGCCCGTAAAAATGGAGCATTTAAAGAAAATGATGCCAATCTGACGGGTGATGATGTCCGTGAAGGAATAACTGCGATTATCTCTGTTAAGCATCCTGACCCGCAGTTTGAAGGACAAACCAAAACAAAATTAGGCAACTCGGAAACACGAACGGTTACTGATAATCTTTTTGCAGAAGGTTTTGAGAAGTTTTTATTGGAAAACCCTTCAACCGCCAAGAAAATCCTGGAAAAAGGATTAATGGCATCGAGAGCCCGCCTTGCAGCAAAAAAAGCACGTGAATTAACACGCCGCAAAAGCGCCCTTGAAATTTCGAACTTGCCGGGTAAACTTGCGGACTGTTCTTCTAAAGACCCTTCTATTTCTGAATTATATGTCGTTGAGGGTGACTCTGCGGGAGGTTCTGCAAAACAAGGCCGTGACCGTCATTTCCAGGCAATCCTTCCGCTTAGAGGGAAAATCATTAACGTTGAAAAAGCCCGTCTGGATAAAATTCTTTCCAATAACGAGATCCGCACGATCATTACCGCTCTCGGAACAGGGATCGCAGAGGATTTCGATATATCAAAGGCGCGTTATCATAAAATAGTTATCATGACTGATGCTGACGTGGATGGCGCCCATATCCGGACGCTTCTGCTCACATTCTTCTACCGCTACATGCGTCAAATCATTGAAAATGGATTTGTCTACATTGCCCAGCCGCCTTTATATAAAGTGCAGCAGGGTAAACGAATTGAATATGCGTACAACGACAGAGAAATGGAGAAGCTGATGGCAGAACTGCCTGCTAATCCAAAACCGGGAATCCAGCGCTATAAAGGTCTTGGGGAAATGAACCCTGAGCAGCTTTGGGAAACAACGATGGACCCTAACACAAGAACATTCCTTCAAGTTACTTTAGAAGATGCGATGGAAGCAGACGAAACATTTGACATCCTAATGGGTGACAAAGTAGAGCCCCGCCGAAATTTCATTGAAGGCAATGCTCAATACGTAAAAAATCTGGATATCTAG
- the gyrA gene encoding DNA gyrase subunit A, whose protein sequence is MEENKTPQVKEINISHEMRSSFLDYAMSVIVSRALPDVRDGLKPVHRRILYAMNDLGMTSDKPFKKSARIVGEVIGKYHPHGDSAVYDSMVRMAQNFNFRYMLVDGHGNFGSVDGDGAAAMRYTEARMSKIAMELIRDINKDTIDYQDNYDGSEREPVVLPSRYPNLLVNGAAGIAVGMATNIPPHQLGEVIDGVLAVSKDPDVSIPELMEIIPGPDFPTAGQIIGRSGIRKAYETGRGSITIRAKVEIEEKASGKEVIIVRELPYQVNKAKLIEKIAELVRDKKIEGITDLRDESDRNGMRIVIEVRKDANSNVLLNNLYKQTALQTSFGINMLALVNGQPQVLNLKQFLVYYLDHQKVIIRRRTAFELRKAEARAHILEGLRIALDHLDEVIALIRSSQTTDIARQGLMDNFSLSEKQAQAILDMRLQRLTGLEREKIEEEYQGLVQLIAELKAILADEEKVLEIIREELEEIKDRFNDVRRTEIVSGGIEMIEDEDLIPVENIVITLTHNGYIKRLPISTYRSQRRGGRGIQGMGTNEDDFVEHLLTTSTHDTILFFTNKGKVYRAKGYEIPEYGRTAKGLPIINLLEIEKGEWVNAIIPVSEFVDDWSLFFTTKEGISKRSPLTQFANIRKGGLIAVNLRENDELISVRLTDGTKHIMIGTKKGMLIRFPETDVRSMGRTATGVKGITLDSDDEVVGMEILEEDVDVLVVTRNGFGKRTPAAEYRIQSRGGKGIKTCNVTEKNGTVISVKPSTGEEDLMLITASGVLIRMAIDSISTTGRNTQGVKLIKLGDEEHVATVAVVEKEELEPEDDELLENEEGSLEESSAEQNSIEENSVEDSISDESDSEE, encoded by the coding sequence ATGGAAGAAAATAAAACCCCTCAAGTAAAAGAGATTAATATTAGTCATGAAATGCGCTCATCTTTTTTGGATTATGCGATGAGTGTTATTGTTTCGCGTGCGCTTCCCGATGTTCGTGACGGGTTAAAGCCTGTTCACCGCCGTATTTTATATGCGATGAATGATTTAGGGATGACATCTGATAAACCGTTTAAGAAATCTGCCCGTATCGTCGGGGAAGTTATCGGTAAGTATCACCCTCATGGTGACAGTGCTGTTTATGATTCAATGGTCCGCATGGCACAAAATTTCAACTTCCGATATATGCTTGTAGATGGACATGGCAACTTCGGTTCAGTCGATGGCGACGGAGCTGCGGCTATGCGTTATACAGAGGCGCGCATGTCCAAAATTGCGATGGAACTTATTCGCGATATCAATAAAGATACAATCGACTATCAGGACAACTATGACGGTTCAGAACGAGAGCCGGTTGTCCTTCCGTCCCGATACCCTAATTTGCTCGTAAACGGCGCAGCGGGTATCGCAGTCGGCATGGCAACAAATATCCCTCCACATCAGCTGGGAGAAGTCATCGACGGTGTACTTGCTGTAAGTAAAGATCCGGATGTGAGCATTCCTGAGCTGATGGAAATCATTCCGGGACCGGATTTCCCTACAGCTGGTCAGATTATTGGCCGAAGCGGAATTCGCAAAGCTTATGAAACAGGCCGCGGATCTATAACAATCCGGGCTAAAGTGGAAATAGAGGAAAAGGCATCAGGTAAAGAAGTCATTATCGTAAGAGAACTTCCTTATCAGGTAAATAAAGCGAAGTTAATTGAAAAAATTGCTGAGCTTGTGCGTGACAAGAAAATTGAAGGTATCACCGATCTGCGCGATGAATCAGACCGCAACGGAATGCGCATCGTTATTGAAGTGCGCAAAGATGCCAATTCAAATGTTCTTTTAAATAATCTATACAAACAGACTGCCCTTCAGACAAGCTTCGGCATCAATATGCTCGCACTTGTAAATGGCCAGCCTCAAGTATTGAACCTTAAACAGTTCTTAGTTTACTATCTGGATCATCAGAAGGTTATTATCCGCCGCCGTACAGCGTTTGAACTTCGCAAAGCGGAAGCACGTGCGCATATTTTAGAGGGCTTGAGAATTGCACTAGATCACCTGGATGAAGTGATCGCCCTGATCCGCAGCTCTCAGACAACTGATATTGCGCGTCAAGGCCTTATGGATAATTTCTCCCTTTCTGAAAAACAGGCACAGGCGATTCTTGATATGCGTCTGCAGCGTTTAACAGGACTTGAAAGAGAGAAAATCGAAGAAGAATACCAGGGACTTGTACAGCTGATTGCAGAATTAAAAGCAATCCTGGCAGACGAAGAAAAAGTCCTTGAAATTATCCGCGAGGAATTAGAAGAAATTAAAGATCGTTTTAACGATGTGCGCCGCACAGAAATTGTATCCGGCGGAATTGAAATGATCGAAGATGAAGATCTGATTCCTGTTGAAAATATCGTTATTACTCTTACTCATAATGGCTATATTAAGAGACTGCCTATCTCAACCTACCGCAGCCAGCGCCGCGGAGGAAGAGGGATTCAGGGTATGGGGACGAATGAGGATGATTTCGTAGAACATCTTTTAACAACATCTACTCATGACACGATTCTTTTCTTTACTAATAAAGGGAAGGTTTACCGTGCAAAAGGGTATGAAATTCCAGAGTATGGAAGAACAGCTAAAGGGCTTCCGATTATTAACCTATTGGAGATAGAAAAAGGCGAATGGGTGAATGCCATTATTCCTGTTTCTGAATTCGTTGACGATTGGTCGTTATTCTTTACAACAAAAGAAGGAATATCTAAACGTTCACCTCTTACTCAATTTGCAAATATAAGAAAAGGCGGCTTGATCGCAGTTAACCTGCGTGAAAACGATGAACTGATTTCCGTCCGTTTAACAGATGGAACAAAGCACATCATGATCGGCACGAAAAAAGGAATGCTGATTCGTTTCCCTGAAACAGATGTGCGTTCAATGGGACGTACCGCGACTGGTGTAAAAGGGATTACACTCGACTCTGACGATGAAGTTGTCGGAATGGAAATCCTTGAAGAAGATGTCGATGTTCTTGTCGTAACCCGAAATGGATTCGGGAAACGAACGCCCGCTGCTGAATATCGGATTCAAAGTAGAGGCGGTAAAGGAATTAAAACATGTAACGTCACGGAGAAAAATGGTACAGTGATTTCTGTTAAGCCTTCTACAGGAGAAGAGGACCTCATGCTGATTACAGCAAGCGGCGTTCTGATCCGGATGGCTATCGACAGTATCTCTACAACCGGACGTAATACACAGGGTGTTAAGCTGATTAAACTTGGTGACGAAGAGCATGTTGCAACTGTTGCTGTCGTAGAAAAAGAAGAGCTCGAACCGGAAGATGATGAGCTTTTAGAGAATGAAGAAGGGTCACTGGAAGAATCATCTGCAGAACAAAACTCAATTGAAGAAAATTCTGTCGAAGACTCCATCTCTGATGAATCAGATTCAGAAGAATAA
- the yaaA gene encoding S4 domain-containing protein YaaA codes for MKPVKIETEYITLGQFLKLAEVIQTGGMAKWFLQEYAIFVNGEPENRRGKKLVADDTVDIPDFGSFIVKN; via the coding sequence ATAAAACCAGTAAAAATTGAGACAGAATACATTACGCTTGGACAGTTCTTAAAGCTTGCTGAAGTCATTCAGACAGGCGGTATGGCCAAATGGTTTTTGCAGGAATATGCGATTTTTGTAAATGGCGAGCCTGAAAACCGCCGCGGGAAAAAACTGGTTGCTGATGATACGGTTGATATTCCAGACTTTGGCTCTTTTATCGTGAAAAACTAA
- the recF gene encoding DNA replication/repair protein RecF: MFIKELTLRNYRNYEELTVEFENKVNVILGENAQGKTNVMEAIYVLAMAKSHRTSNDKDLIYWDKEYAKIEGRVEKYSGSVAMQLVVSKKGKKAKLNHIEQQKLSQYVGAMNVIMFAPEDLNLVKGSPQIRRRFIDMEIGQVSPIYLHDLNRFQKIMLQRNQYLKQMQMRKQTDRTMLDVLTSQLAESAAKVILKRIEFIEKLQKWAQPIHTGISRGLETLTIEYKASVDVSEEASLSKMIEAYEEKFDKIKDREIERGATLAGPHRDDLLFFVNGRDVQTFGSQGQQRTTALSLKLAEIELIHEEIGEYPILLLDDVLSELDDYRQSHLLNTIQGKVQTFVTTTSVEGIDHQTLKEATTYRVAKGRLTR, translated from the coding sequence TTGTTTATCAAAGAATTAACGCTGCGGAATTACAGGAATTATGAAGAGCTGACCGTGGAGTTTGAAAATAAGGTCAATGTTATTTTAGGGGAGAATGCCCAGGGCAAGACAAATGTGATGGAAGCAATCTACGTTTTAGCCATGGCAAAGTCTCATCGTACCTCAAATGACAAAGATCTTATCTATTGGGACAAGGAATATGCTAAAATAGAAGGCAGAGTAGAAAAGTACAGCGGCTCTGTCGCCATGCAGCTCGTTGTCTCGAAAAAAGGGAAAAAAGCGAAGCTGAATCATATTGAACAGCAGAAATTAAGCCAGTATGTAGGGGCAATGAATGTCATTATGTTTGCACCCGAGGATCTCAATCTCGTGAAGGGAAGCCCCCAAATCAGAAGACGTTTTATTGATATGGAAATTGGACAGGTTTCTCCTATCTATCTGCATGATTTAAATAGATTTCAAAAAATTATGCTGCAGCGGAATCAGTATTTAAAGCAGATGCAGATGCGAAAACAAACGGATCGCACCATGCTTGATGTACTAACTTCACAGCTGGCAGAGTCTGCCGCAAAAGTCATTTTAAAACGGATTGAGTTCATAGAGAAGCTGCAAAAGTGGGCCCAGCCGATTCACACAGGCATCAGCAGAGGACTTGAAACGTTAACAATTGAGTATAAAGCATCTGTGGATGTATCAGAAGAGGCAAGTTTGTCGAAAATGATAGAAGCATATGAAGAGAAGTTTGATAAAATAAAAGATAGAGAAATCGAGCGCGGCGCAACACTTGCTGGTCCCCACAGAGATGATCTCTTATTTTTTGTGAATGGGCGCGATGTGCAGACATTCGGTTCCCAGGGGCAGCAGCGGACAACCGCATTATCGCTGAAGCTTGCAGAAATCGAATTGATCCATGAAGAAATTGGAGAATACCCGATTTTGCTTCTCGATGATGTTTTATCAGAACTCGACGATTACAGACAATCGCATTTATTAAATACGATTCAAGGGAAAGTGCAGACATTTGTTACTACAACAAGTGTTGAAGGCATTGACCATCAGACGCTGAAAGAAGCAACGACATACCGTGTTGCAAAAGGCAGGCTGACACGCTGA
- the dnaN gene encoding DNA polymerase III subunit beta: MKFVIQKDRLVQSVQDVMKAVSSRTTIPILTGIKIVATEEGVTLTGSDSDISIESFIPTEENGKEIAEIKQTGSIVLQARFFGEIVKKLPKESAEIEVVGHHMTVIRSGKAEFNLNGLDAEEYPHLPQVEEHNSFRVPTDLLKTMIRQTVFSVSTSETRPILTGVNWKLENRELTCIATDSHRLALRKAKIETETDSSYNVVIPGKSLNELSKILADTSDEIEIVITESQVLFKAENLLFFSRLLDGNYPDTTRLIPAESKTDMVLNTREFLQAIDRASLLAKEGRNNVVKFSTLEEGIVEVSSNTPEIGKVIEEVQTQEITGEELKISFSAKYMMDALKALEGTEIKISFTGAMRPFLIRTPEDDSILQLILPVRTY, encoded by the coding sequence ATGAAATTTGTCATCCAAAAAGATCGGTTAGTTCAAAGTGTTCAAGATGTTATGAAGGCTGTATCTTCAAGAACAACGATCCCGATTTTGACAGGAATTAAAATTGTTGCAACAGAAGAAGGTGTCACACTTACAGGAAGCGATTCAGACATCTCCATTGAATCTTTTATTCCTACTGAAGAAAACGGCAAAGAAATTGCTGAAATCAAACAAACTGGAAGCATCGTTCTTCAAGCCCGCTTTTTTGGTGAAATCGTTAAAAAACTTCCGAAAGAATCGGCAGAAATAGAAGTTGTTGGCCATCATATGACCGTCATCCGTTCAGGCAAAGCAGAATTTAATCTGAATGGGCTGGATGCAGAAGAGTATCCTCATCTGCCGCAAGTAGAAGAACATAATAGTTTTAGAGTACCGACAGATCTATTAAAAACGATGATCCGTCAAACTGTATTCTCAGTCTCAACTTCAGAAACCCGTCCCATTTTGACAGGTGTCAACTGGAAGCTTGAAAATAGAGAATTAACCTGTATTGCAACAGACAGTCACCGTTTGGCGCTCCGCAAAGCAAAAATTGAAACGGAGACAGACAGCTCTTATAATGTCGTTATTCCTGGAAAAAGCTTAAATGAATTAAGCAAAATTCTTGCAGACACAAGTGATGAAATTGAAATTGTCATTACAGAAAGCCAAGTCCTTTTTAAAGCTGAAAATTTACTTTTCTTCTCAAGGCTTTTGGACGGCAACTATCCAGATACAACGAGACTTATTCCTGCTGAAAGCAAAACGGACATGGTGCTGAATACAAGAGAATTTCTTCAAGCCATCGACCGTGCATCCCTTCTTGCAAAAGAAGGAAGAAATAACGTGGTTAAGTTTTCAACCCTTGAAGAAGGCATTGTAGAAGTTTCTTCAAACACCCCGGAAATCGGAAAAGTAATTGAGGAAGTACAGACTCAGGAAATAACAGGAGAAGAATTAAAAATCTCATTCAGTGCAAAATATATGATGGATGCATTAAAAGCACTTGAAGGAACGGAAATTAAAATCAGCTTTACGGGTGCAATGAGACCATTTTTGATCCGCACTCCAGAAGACGATTCCATTCTCCAATTAATTCTTCCTGTCAGAACGTATTAA
- the guaB gene encoding IMP dehydrogenase, with the protein MWESKFLKEGLTFDDVLLVPAKSEVLPRDVNLSVNLTPTLKLNVPIISAGMDTVTEAQLAIAMARQGGMGIIHKNMSIEQQAEQVDKVKRSERGVITNPFFLTPDHQVFDAEHLMGKYRISGVPVVNNVDEQKLVGIITNRDMRFIQDFSIKISDVMTKENLVTADVGTTLKEAESILQKHKIEKLPLVDDQGVLKGLITIKDIEKVIEFPHSAKDEHGRLLVGAAVGVTSDTMLRVKKLVEANVDAIVLDTAHGHSKGVIEMVRTIRNEYPDLNIIAGNVATGDATRELAEAGANVVKVGIGPGSICTTRVVAGVGVPQITAVYDCATEARKLGITIIADGGIKYSGDIVKALASGGHAVMLGSLLAGTSESPGETEIYQGRRFKVYRGMGSVGAMEKGSKDRYFQEDNKKFVPEGIEGRTPYKGPLSDTIYQLVGGIRSGMGYCGTANLEELRENTQFVRMTGAGLRESHPHDVQITKESPNYSLS; encoded by the coding sequence ATGTGGGAAAGTAAATTTTTAAAAGAAGGCTTAACGTTTGATGATGTATTGCTTGTACCGGCTAAGTCGGAGGTTCTTCCAAGAGACGTAAATTTAAGTGTGAACTTAACACCAACATTAAAGCTGAATGTCCCAATCATTAGTGCTGGGATGGATACTGTTACTGAAGCGCAGCTTGCAATTGCAATGGCAAGACAAGGCGGAATGGGCATTATTCATAAGAATATGTCGATTGAACAGCAGGCAGAGCAGGTTGATAAGGTAAAACGTTCTGAAAGAGGCGTTATTACTAATCCATTCTTTTTAACTCCAGACCATCAAGTTTTTGATGCAGAGCATTTGATGGGAAAATACCGCATTTCCGGTGTTCCTGTTGTAAATAATGTGGATGAACAGAAACTAGTAGGCATTATCACGAATCGTGACATGAGATTTATTCAAGACTTCTCCATCAAGATCTCTGATGTTATGACAAAAGAAAACTTAGTAACGGCAGACGTCGGAACAACACTTAAAGAAGCAGAAAGCATTTTGCAAAAGCATAAAATTGAAAAGCTTCCACTGGTTGATGACCAGGGTGTTTTAAAAGGATTAATTACAATTAAAGATATTGAAAAGGTAATCGAGTTTCCGCATTCAGCAAAAGACGAGCATGGACGTTTGCTTGTTGGTGCTGCAGTAGGTGTTACTTCAGACACGATGCTTCGCGTGAAAAAACTGGTTGAGGCTAACGTTGATGCAATCGTGCTGGATACAGCTCATGGCCATTCAAAAGGCGTTATCGAAATGGTAAGAACCATTAGAAATGAATATCCTGATCTGAATATTATTGCAGGAAATGTTGCAACAGGAGACGCTACAAGAGAACTTGCAGAAGCTGGAGCGAACGTTGTAAAGGTAGGCATCGGACCTGGTTCTATTTGTACAACCCGTGTTGTTGCAGGTGTAGGGGTACCTCAAATCACAGCTGTATATGATTGTGCGACTGAAGCACGCAAGCTTGGCATTACTATTATCGCAGATGGCGGAATTAAATATTCAGGCGATATCGTAAAAGCATTAGCATCAGGCGGTCACGCAGTTATGCTGGGCAGTCTCCTGGCTGGTACTTCGGAAAGTCCCGGCGAAACGGAAATTTACCAGGGAAGACGCTTTAAGGTCTACCGCGGTATGGGTTCTGTCGGCGCAATGGAAAAAGGAAGCAAAGACCGTTACTTCCAGGAAGATAACAAAAAATTTGTTCCTGAAGGCATTGAAGGAAGAACTCCTTATAAAGGACCTCTTTCAGATACGATCTATCAGCTGGTTGGCGGTATCCGTTCCGGTATGGGATATTGCGGAACAGCAAACTTGGAAGAGCTGCGGGAAAATACACAGTTTGTCCGCATGACGGGTGCAGGTCTTCGCGAAAGTCATCCTCATGATGTTCAAATTACAAAAGAATCACCGAACTATTCGCTTTCATAA
- a CDS encoding YaaC family protein, whose amino-acid sequence MMKTSVWNQLKSYQSTETVQKFLEKSYKKNQQTAPAELSYQNSYPFVYHLKHAENFYLSSVCAALPVQPMLLFYGMSQLMKACILTADPEYPATSSVLAHGVSTRKRKKQHYRFLQDEVKIQRNGLFAHTASHLFKLEHVENDKYTMHELLKRIPEISDLFTRHKQKNVHFRTKYENKQLHIPVEAAASYHMTPERLLEYLNYHFQLSRGSHSENIITCYPPDHFSAFYSLPFLYNGQTGEYTLPASMNDLAGLPEFMAHYLLLYNLSMISRYETEWWYELMLSHSQDDYVFIVRFLEVTKEKIPQFALTFLNELWEKG is encoded by the coding sequence ATGATGAAAACAAGCGTCTGGAACCAGTTAAAATCATATCAATCAACGGAAACGGTCCAAAAGTTTCTGGAAAAAAGTTATAAAAAAAATCAGCAAACAGCACCTGCAGAATTATCCTATCAAAACAGCTATCCTTTCGTTTACCATCTAAAGCATGCCGAAAACTTTTATCTTTCATCAGTATGCGCCGCACTTCCCGTACAGCCAATGCTCCTGTTTTACGGAATGTCTCAGCTTATGAAAGCCTGCATTCTTACAGCAGATCCAGAATACCCCGCCACTTCCTCTGTCCTTGCACATGGCGTATCAACAAGAAAGCGAAAAAAACAGCATTATCGCTTTTTGCAGGATGAAGTAAAGATCCAAAGAAATGGTTTATTTGCTCACACAGCATCCCATTTATTTAAGCTGGAACATGTAGAAAATGATAAATACACCATGCATGAACTTTTAAAAAGAATCCCAGAAATAAGTGATTTATTTACTAGGCATAAACAGAAAAATGTTCATTTTAGAACCAAATATGAAAACAAGCAGCTGCATATTCCAGTTGAAGCGGCAGCCTCTTATCACATGACACCGGAAAGGCTGCTTGAATATCTTAATTATCATTTTCAGCTTAGCAGAGGAAGTCATTCCGAAAACATAATTACTTGCTATCCGCCTGATCACTTCAGCGCTTTTTACAGTCTTCCATTTCTGTATAATGGGCAAACAGGCGAATACACCTTGCCTGCATCAATGAATGATCTTGCCGGATTGCCTGAATTTATGGCTCATTACTTATTGCTGTACAACTTAAGCATGATCTCAAGATATGAAACCGAGTGGTGGTACGAACTAATGCTAAGCCATTCACAGGATGATTATGTATTCATCGTTCGTTTTCTTGAAGTGACGAAAGAAAAAATACCTCAGTTTGCACTGACGTTTTTGAATGAATTATGGGAAAAGGGATAG